A stretch of the Ensifer sp. PDNC004 genome encodes the following:
- a CDS encoding iron ABC transporter permease: MPRSEALDRGMRLTGLAADIRDEWRAGNRSRLARLLVVALAVVAIATFVGSIMTGAADASLANVWRWLIGEADQALSIRDRIIILDIRLPRAVLGMLVGASLAVSGVVMQGLFRNPLADPGLVGVSSGASLGAVLLIVLGTATFGPLFALFGFYALPVAAFFGGLVTTLLLYRIATRGGQTSIATLLLAGIALGALTGAVTGVLVFMADDKQLRDLTFWGLGSLAGANWTKILASAPIILLSLAVTPFLARGLNAITLGEAAAFHMGIPVQRLKNVAIVSVAAATGASVAVSGGIGFVGIVVPHLLRLVIGPDHRYLLPASALLGGTLLILADMIARTIVSPAELPIGIVTAFIGAPFFLWILLRGRSNMGL; the protein is encoded by the coding sequence ATGCCTCGCAGTGAGGCATTGGACCGCGGCATGCGCCTGACCGGATTGGCCGCCGATATCCGCGACGAATGGCGTGCGGGCAATCGCTCGCGGCTCGCCCGGCTTCTCGTCGTCGCCCTCGCGGTAGTCGCCATCGCCACCTTCGTCGGCTCGATCATGACCGGTGCGGCCGACGCGTCGCTCGCCAATGTCTGGCGCTGGCTGATCGGCGAAGCCGATCAGGCCTTGAGCATCCGCGACCGCATCATCATTCTCGATATCCGGCTGCCGCGCGCCGTGCTCGGCATGCTCGTCGGTGCGTCGCTTGCGGTTTCCGGCGTGGTCATGCAGGGACTGTTCCGCAACCCCTTGGCCGATCCCGGCCTCGTCGGCGTTTCCTCGGGCGCAAGCCTTGGCGCCGTGCTGCTTATCGTGCTTGGCACCGCCACCTTCGGGCCGCTGTTTGCCCTGTTCGGCTTCTACGCGCTGCCCGTGGCTGCCTTCTTCGGTGGCCTCGTCACGACGCTTCTGCTCTACCGCATAGCCACGCGTGGCGGACAGACCTCGATCGCCACCCTGCTTCTGGCCGGCATCGCGCTTGGCGCGCTGACTGGCGCCGTCACCGGCGTGCTGGTGTTCATGGCAGACGACAAGCAGTTGCGCGACCTCACCTTCTGGGGCCTCGGGTCGCTTGCCGGTGCCAACTGGACGAAGATCCTGGCATCGGCGCCGATCATCCTGCTTTCGCTCGCCGTCACGCCGTTTCTTGCCCGCGGCCTCAACGCGATCACGCTTGGCGAGGCAGCCGCCTTCCACATGGGCATTCCCGTCCAGCGGCTGAAGAACGTCGCGATCGTCAGTGTTGCTGCGGCGACCGGCGCGTCGGTTGCCGTCAGCGGCGGCATTGGCTTCGTCGGCATCGTCGTGCCGCATCTGCTGCGCCTCGTCATCGGTCCCGATCACCGCTACCTCCTGCCAGCCTCGGCTCTGCTCGGCGGCACGCTTCTGATCCTCGCCGACATGATCGCGCGCACCATCGTTTCCCCGGCGGAGTTGCCGATCGGCATCGTCACCGCCTTTATCGGCGCACCGTTCTTCCTCTGGATCCTGCTGCGCGGCCGTTCGAACATGGGATTGTGA
- a CDS encoding FGGY-family carbohydrate kinase: MREFVVAVDVGTGSARAGIFDGKGRLLARADLPIAMNRPEENHAEHDSEDIWRAVCGAVKAAKEKAGIAAEDIAAIGFDATCSLVVRDREGKPLSVNRKGEARWDTIVWLDHRALAEADFCTATGHPVLDFSGRVMSPEMEMPKLMWLKRNLPQQWQKAGFFFDLADYLSWRATGSAARSRCTLTAKWNYLAHEKRGWQPDYLAKIGLEDLSERGGLPEETLPIGSSVGHLSAAAAAELGLDEACQVAPGMIDAYAGALGVVGGFIGKPEKLEKQLALIAGTSSCIVAFSKDMKPGFGMWGPYYEAVLPGAWLIEGGQSATGALLDHIVRLHGGGLEPTAETHGRIIARVQELRAEQGVAFAERLHVLPDFHGNRSPLADPHGLGVISGLPLDSSFDALCRLYWRTCVAIALGIRHILEMMREVGYQLDTLHVTGGHVRNALLMELYCDVTGCRVVAPEAPDAVLLGTAMAAAVAGGMHADLAAAGAEMASGGHERLPNTAVRDGYDRDYRRFLALYRHRDELDKMA, encoded by the coding sequence ATGCGTGAATTCGTCGTTGCGGTCGATGTCGGTACCGGCAGTGCGCGCGCGGGTATTTTTGACGGCAAGGGCAGGCTGCTTGCGCGTGCGGACCTGCCGATCGCCATGAACCGGCCGGAAGAAAACCACGCCGAGCACGATTCCGAAGATATCTGGCGCGCCGTCTGCGGCGCCGTCAAAGCGGCGAAGGAAAAGGCCGGGATCGCTGCGGAGGATATTGCGGCGATCGGCTTCGACGCCACCTGCTCGCTGGTGGTGCGCGACCGTGAGGGCAAGCCGCTTTCGGTCAACCGCAAGGGCGAGGCGCGCTGGGACACGATCGTCTGGCTCGACCACCGGGCGCTCGCCGAAGCCGATTTCTGCACGGCGACCGGCCATCCGGTGCTCGACTTCTCCGGCCGCGTGATGTCGCCGGAAATGGAGATGCCGAAGCTCATGTGGCTGAAGCGCAACCTGCCGCAGCAATGGCAGAAAGCCGGCTTCTTCTTCGATCTTGCCGACTATCTTTCCTGGCGGGCGACCGGCAGTGCTGCGCGCTCGCGCTGCACGCTGACGGCCAAATGGAATTACCTGGCGCATGAGAAGCGCGGCTGGCAGCCGGACTATCTTGCAAAGATCGGGCTCGAGGATCTCAGCGAACGCGGCGGGCTGCCGGAAGAAACCCTGCCGATCGGAAGCTCCGTCGGCCATCTGAGCGCTGCAGCCGCTGCCGAGCTTGGCCTCGACGAGGCCTGCCAGGTGGCGCCCGGCATGATCGATGCCTATGCCGGCGCGCTCGGCGTCGTCGGCGGCTTCATCGGCAAGCCGGAGAAGCTCGAAAAACAGCTGGCCCTGATTGCCGGCACGTCGAGCTGCATCGTCGCCTTTTCCAAGGACATGAAGCCGGGTTTCGGCATGTGGGGCCCCTATTACGAAGCGGTACTGCCCGGCGCCTGGCTGATCGAGGGCGGTCAGTCGGCGACCGGCGCGCTGCTCGACCATATCGTGCGCCTGCATGGCGGAGGCCTTGAACCGACCGCCGAAACCCATGGCCGGATCATCGCCCGGGTGCAGGAACTGCGCGCCGAACAGGGCGTCGCCTTTGCCGAGCGGCTGCATGTGCTGCCCGATTTTCACGGCAACCGCTCGCCGCTCGCCGACCCGCACGGCCTCGGCGTCATCAGCGGCCTGCCGCTCGATTCCTCCTTCGACGCGCTCTGCCGTCTCTACTGGCGCACCTGCGTCGCGATCGCGCTCGGCATCCGCCACATCCTGGAGATGATGCGGGAGGTCGGTTACCAGCTCGACACGCTGCACGTCACCGGCGGCCATGTCCGCAACGCTCTGCTCATGGAACTCTATTGCGACGTCACCGGCTGCCGGGTTGTGGCGCCGGAAGCCCCGGATGCCGTCCTACTCGGAACGGCGATGGCGGCGGCGGTTGCCGGCGGCATGCATGCGGATCTCGCCGCAGCCGGCGCCGAAATGGCGTCAGGTGGGCACGAGCGCCTGCCGAACACGGCGGTTCGCGACGGCTACGATCGCGACTATCGCCGCTTCCTGGCGCTCTATCGCCACCGTGACGAACTCGACAAGATGGCGTGA
- a CDS encoding sensor histidine kinase yields the protein MRMRTERTDPPVMTLLDAPERLSVLHATVPDMAVPDRDFDGIVEIAASLFDAPIALVTLIDREWQWFKAAVGTTESRASSEESFCVQVAAEADASLVVLDASTDPRFMRRSRVVGPPFLRFYAGAPIMLDGQAVGTVCVLDDKPRADVPQALMDQLSRLAGLAASLFKIKDEARRRALKEAALSREEQRHAMALEAANIGSWLWDIRSGAIAGNSAMKRMFGLPADSFVGAREIFGAIHIDDRGATFSKLRQAMKADDEYDGMFRVGDTGRWLLGRGRVHDRDSKGNPLTFIGVTIDVTDQQASVQRTRLLLKELNHRVKNTLAMLQSLARQTLRQTSDPAEFMTAFAGRLQAISEAHGLLSDHEWGTIRLADLIAKQLLPHVNCYAEQIEIHKDEISLGPDQAVGLGLVLHELATNAVKYGSLSVPKGKVVLTARNMIEDGDSVLHLTWTEVGGPPVREPKRRGFGSILIERSLDKVLGSSVKVEYLPAGVTALIRLPL from the coding sequence ATGCGCATGAGGACTGAAAGGACAGACCCGCCCGTCATGACGCTGCTCGACGCACCTGAACGTCTGAGCGTCTTGCACGCGACCGTGCCCGACATGGCGGTGCCGGATCGGGACTTCGACGGCATCGTTGAAATTGCGGCCAGTCTCTTCGACGCGCCGATTGCGCTGGTGACCTTGATCGACCGCGAATGGCAGTGGTTCAAAGCGGCCGTCGGAACCACGGAGAGCCGGGCGTCGTCGGAGGAGTCCTTTTGCGTGCAGGTGGCGGCCGAAGCCGACGCCAGTCTCGTCGTGCTCGACGCGTCGACTGATCCGCGGTTCATGCGACGTTCGCGGGTCGTAGGGCCGCCGTTCCTGCGATTTTATGCCGGCGCGCCGATCATGCTCGACGGGCAGGCCGTCGGCACGGTCTGCGTTCTCGACGACAAGCCGCGCGCCGACGTGCCGCAGGCGCTGATGGACCAGCTGAGCCGGCTCGCCGGGCTGGCCGCTTCCCTCTTCAAGATCAAGGACGAAGCGCGCCGGCGCGCGCTGAAAGAGGCGGCGCTGTCACGCGAGGAGCAGCGCCACGCCATGGCGCTCGAAGCGGCGAACATCGGCAGCTGGTTGTGGGATATCCGCTCCGGGGCCATTGCCGGCAACAGCGCGATGAAACGCATGTTCGGCCTGCCGGCCGACAGTTTCGTCGGCGCTCGCGAAATCTTCGGTGCGATCCATATCGACGATCGCGGCGCAACCTTTTCAAAGCTGCGCCAGGCGATGAAGGCCGATGACGAGTACGACGGCATGTTCCGCGTCGGCGACACCGGCCGCTGGCTGCTCGGGCGCGGCCGGGTGCACGATCGCGACAGCAAGGGCAATCCGTTGACGTTCATCGGCGTCACGATCGATGTCACCGACCAGCAGGCGTCGGTACAGCGCACCCGGCTGTTGCTGAAGGAGCTCAATCATCGGGTCAAAAACACGCTCGCGATGCTGCAGTCGCTTGCCCGCCAGACATTGCGCCAGACGAGCGATCCGGCGGAATTCATGACCGCCTTTGCCGGCCGTTTGCAGGCGATCTCCGAAGCACACGGGCTGCTTTCCGATCACGAATGGGGCACGATCCGGCTTGCCGACCTCATCGCCAAGCAGCTGCTGCCGCATGTCAATTGCTATGCCGAGCAGATCGAGATCCACAAGGACGAGATATCGCTCGGGCCTGACCAGGCGGTCGGCCTCGGCCTGGTTCTGCACGAGCTTGCCACCAATGCCGTCAAATACGGGTCGCTTTCGGTGCCGAAGGGGAAGGTGGTTCTGACGGCACGCAACATGATCGAGGATGGCGACAGCGTTCTGCATCTCACCTGGACCGAAGTCGGCGGGCCGCCGGTGCGCGAGCCGAAGCGGCGCGGCTTCGGCTCGATCCTGATCGAGCGCAGCCTCGACAAGGTCTTGGGCAGCTCGGTCAAGGTGGAGTATCTGCCAGCCGGCGTTACCGCGCTTATCCGCCTGCCGCTTTAA
- a CDS encoding hemin-degrading factor, whose protein sequence is MTESLRPTPSEIRAYRAENPKMRERDIAAQLGVSEAALVAAECGLTAVRIDADANRFLSRVEELGEVMALTRNESAVHEKIGVYEKITTGEMASIVLGEQIDLRVFPSAWAHAFAVTKKDDKGEVRKSLQFFDKWGNAVHKVHLRAASNDAAYEKIVADFRLDDQTQEFVADTSVQPSDDKPETVVDVVELRDRWTKMTDTHQFHGILRKLKIGRRQALSNIGDDFAWQLDPQSVEAMMQASAEVELPIMCFVGNRGMIQIHSGPIAKIATMGPWLNIMDPTFHLHLRTDHIAELWAVRKPTADGHVTSIEALDAKGEMIIQFFGKRKEGLAERPEWRSIAEGLPRLDTTVAA, encoded by the coding sequence ATGACCGAGAGCCTTCGCCCCACTCCTTCCGAAATCCGCGCGTACCGCGCCGAAAACCCGAAGATGCGCGAGCGTGACATCGCAGCCCAGCTCGGCGTTTCCGAAGCCGCGCTGGTTGCTGCCGAATGTGGGCTGACGGCCGTGCGCATCGATGCCGACGCCAACCGCTTCCTGTCGCGCGTCGAGGAACTCGGCGAAGTCATGGCGCTGACCCGCAACGAGAGCGCCGTTCACGAAAAGATCGGCGTCTACGAGAAGATCACCACCGGCGAGATGGCGAGCATCGTGCTTGGCGAGCAGATCGACCTTCGCGTTTTCCCGAGCGCCTGGGCACACGCCTTCGCCGTGACGAAGAAGGACGACAAGGGCGAAGTCCGCAAGAGCCTGCAGTTCTTCGACAAGTGGGGCAACGCCGTGCACAAGGTGCACCTGCGCGCCGCATCGAACGACGCGGCCTATGAAAAGATCGTCGCGGATTTCCGCCTCGACGACCAGACGCAGGAGTTTGTCGCCGACACCAGCGTTCAGCCGAGCGACGACAAGCCGGAAACCGTCGTCGACGTCGTCGAATTGCGTGACCGCTGGACGAAGATGACGGACACCCACCAGTTCCACGGCATTCTGCGCAAGCTGAAGATCGGTCGCCGCCAGGCGCTGAGCAACATCGGCGACGATTTCGCCTGGCAGCTCGATCCGCAGAGCGTCGAAGCGATGATGCAGGCGAGCGCCGAAGTCGAACTGCCGATCATGTGCTTTGTCGGCAACCGCGGCATGATCCAGATCCATTCCGGCCCGATCGCCAAGATCGCGACCATGGGCCCCTGGCTCAACATCATGGATCCGACCTTCCACCTGCACCTGCGCACCGACCACATCGCCGAGCTTTGGGCCGTGCGCAAGCCGACGGCCGACGGCCATGTCACCTCGATCGAGGCGCTCGACGCCAAGGGCGAGATGATCATCCAGTTCTTCGGCAAGCGCAAAGAGGGCCTGGCGGAGCGTCCGGAATGGCGCTCGATCGCCGAGGGCCTGCCGCGCCTCGATACGACGGTCGCCGCCTGA
- a CDS encoding heme ABC transporter ATP-binding protein — protein MINVSNLSVRLGGRPVLHGVSLDARPGALTAIVGPNGCGKTTTLKAISGELAPAGGTIRINGRDLRGLKPWELASMRGVLPQSTVISFPFTVREVVRLGLAAGANADAALHDRIAAEALEAVDLGGFAGRFYQELSGGEQQRVQLARVLCQISEPVADDEPRYLLLDEPVSSLDIRHQLGIMQLARNFCERGGGVVAVMHDLNLTAMFADHMVMMKAGKVRASGAPAEVLTDETMEAVFGCRMRVGVAPPAPVPFVLPQTASL, from the coding sequence ATGATCAACGTTTCCAATCTCTCCGTCCGCCTCGGCGGGCGACCGGTCCTCCACGGCGTTTCGCTTGACGCACGACCTGGCGCGCTGACGGCGATCGTCGGCCCGAACGGCTGCGGCAAGACCACGACGCTGAAGGCCATTTCCGGAGAGCTTGCGCCAGCGGGCGGGACGATCCGCATCAACGGCCGTGACCTGCGCGGCCTAAAACCTTGGGAGCTCGCGTCGATGCGTGGCGTGCTACCGCAATCGACCGTCATCTCCTTCCCGTTCACGGTGCGCGAAGTCGTCCGGCTCGGACTTGCCGCAGGCGCAAACGCCGACGCGGCGCTGCACGACCGGATCGCTGCGGAAGCGCTCGAAGCGGTCGATCTCGGTGGTTTTGCCGGGCGCTTCTACCAGGAACTGTCCGGTGGCGAGCAACAGCGCGTGCAGCTTGCCCGCGTGCTTTGCCAGATTTCCGAACCCGTTGCAGATGACGAGCCGCGTTATCTCTTGCTCGACGAGCCCGTTTCCAGCCTCGATATCCGCCACCAGCTCGGCATCATGCAGCTCGCACGCAACTTTTGCGAACGCGGCGGCGGTGTGGTCGCCGTCATGCACGACCTCAATCTCACCGCCATGTTCGCCGACCATATGGTGATGATGAAGGCCGGCAAGGTCCGCGCCAGCGGCGCGCCTGCCGAGGTGCTGACGGACGAGACGATGGAAGCGGTCTTCGGCTGCCGCATGCGGGTGGGCGTGGCGCCGCCCGCACCCGTGCCTTTCGTGCTGCCGCAGACCGCATCGCTCTGA
- a CDS encoding RNA polymerase sigma factor, giving the protein MSSENNDFKREMLAALPSLRAFAMSLIGRHDRADDLVQDTIMKAWAKQDHFEMGTNMKAWLFTILRNELYSQMRKRGREVQDSDGHFTESLAHHPEQYGSLDLQDFRKALEMLPPDQREAIILVGASGFSYEEAATICGCALGTIKSRVNRARQRLQDILQVKGENDYGPDETSAPITSRAFVS; this is encoded by the coding sequence ATGTCATCCGAAAATAATGATTTCAAACGTGAGATGCTGGCCGCGTTGCCGAGCCTTCGCGCCTTCGCCATGTCGTTGATCGGCCGCCACGATCGCGCCGACGACCTGGTCCAGGATACCATCATGAAGGCCTGGGCGAAGCAGGATCACTTCGAGATGGGCACCAACATGAAGGCCTGGCTCTTCACCATCCTGCGCAACGAACTCTATAGCCAGATGCGCAAGCGCGGACGCGAGGTTCAGGACAGCGACGGGCATTTCACCGAGTCTCTCGCCCATCATCCTGAACAATACGGCTCGCTGGACCTGCAGGATTTCCGCAAGGCGCTGGAGATGTTGCCGCCCGACCAGCGTGAAGCGATCATCCTCGTGGGCGCTTCCGGCTTTTCCTACGAGGAAGCGGCCACGATCTGCGGCTGCGCGCTCGGAACGATCAAGAGCCGTGTCAACCGCGCGCGCCAGCGCTTGCAGGACATTCTTCAGGTGAAGGGCGAAAACGACTACGGCCCCGACGAGACGTCGGCCCCGATCACGTCGCGCGCCTTTGTTTCCTGA
- the hemP gene encoding hemin uptake protein HemP produces MTNDNNLARPSELPVPTGRAQRIIESRELFGTENEILISHDGAIYRMKITRQGKLILNK; encoded by the coding sequence GTGACCAACGACAACAATCTCGCACGCCCCTCGGAGCTTCCGGTGCCGACCGGACGGGCGCAAAGGATCATCGAAAGTCGCGAGCTCTTCGGCACGGAAAACGAGATCCTCATTTCCCACGACGGCGCGATCTACCGCATGAAGATCACCCGTCAAGGCAAGCTGATCCTGAACAAATAG
- a CDS encoding energy transducer TonB, with amino-acid sequence MKRIVIWTGAAVLSLATHGVVLATLFGGNPPETQLDLIQGGESVEVALLGDAFEETLQSGEVSDVVEPTEDLPEEVQPAEIQPVEDVAPTQEIAAEQPHDLTATEADVILPAEEMPTLQVAEAVVTASVAPVETVVPEEKPEEPQKEKVEKPEPKKEPVKKKKVTRKKAGDQGEQAQNQVKGKQDGQENGSSSAANGNSRASEVGNANMENYGGKIRKRITRRFKVPAAARRDGVSGTATVRFTLTSNGNLTGVSLASSSGSSAIDEAAIDAVRRAAPFPAFPAGSPSSKSFIVPMVASVR; translated from the coding sequence ATGAAGCGTATCGTCATCTGGACCGGGGCCGCCGTCTTATCGCTTGCAACACATGGCGTCGTGCTCGCGACGCTGTTTGGTGGCAACCCGCCCGAGACGCAACTGGATCTGATCCAGGGCGGCGAAAGCGTCGAAGTGGCGCTCCTTGGCGATGCTTTCGAGGAAACGCTGCAATCGGGCGAAGTGTCCGATGTCGTCGAGCCCACGGAAGATCTGCCCGAGGAGGTTCAGCCCGCCGAGATCCAGCCGGTCGAGGATGTCGCCCCCACGCAGGAGATCGCCGCGGAGCAGCCCCACGATCTGACGGCGACCGAGGCGGACGTGATCCTGCCGGCCGAGGAAATGCCTACCCTGCAGGTTGCCGAGGCGGTGGTGACGGCGAGCGTCGCGCCGGTCGAGACCGTCGTGCCGGAAGAAAAGCCCGAGGAGCCGCAGAAGGAAAAGGTCGAAAAACCGGAGCCGAAGAAGGAGCCGGTGAAAAAGAAGAAGGTGACCCGCAAGAAAGCGGGCGACCAGGGGGAGCAGGCGCAGAACCAGGTCAAGGGCAAGCAGGACGGCCAGGAGAACGGCAGTTCGTCCGCAGCAAATGGCAACAGCCGCGCGTCCGAGGTCGGCAACGCCAACATGGAGAATTACGGCGGCAAGATCCGCAAGCGGATCACGCGCCGGTTCAAGGTTCCGGCCGCCGCACGACGCGACGGTGTATCCGGCACGGCGACCGTTCGCTTCACGCTGACGTCGAATGGAAACCTGACGGGCGTCAGCCTCGCGAGCAGTTCCGGCTCGTCGGCGATCGATGAGGCTGCCATCGATGCGGTCCGCCGTGCTGCGCCATTCCCGGCGTTTCCGGCCGGATCGCCAAGCTCCAAATCCTTCATCGTGCCGATGGTTGCAAGCGTCCGCTGA
- a CDS encoding hemin ABC transporter substrate-binding protein: MINGLDFRRLRRSGLALGAFALSATFLLPAVAPDAPAFIRAAMAEDAPKADVSRVVSVGGAVTEIIYALGEEGRLVGRDSTSTYPEAAKSLPDVGYMRQLAPEGIIAVNPSAIVAVEGSGPPEALAVLKEANIAFTSVPETFDKAGIPAKIRAVGAFLGVEDKAETLAKSVEADLDAAVAEGSARADSERKRVLFILSTQGGKVMASGQGTAANGIIELAGAVNAVGTFPGYKALTDEAIVEAKPDVILMMDRGGEHSAKAEELFAIPALSLTPAAKNKALVRMDGLHLLGFGPRTASAVRELNAAIYGKKANASQ, translated from the coding sequence ATGATCAACGGTCTCGACTTCCGTCGCCTTCGCCGCTCGGGCCTGGCGCTCGGCGCCTTCGCCCTTTCGGCGACATTCCTGCTGCCGGCGGTGGCACCCGATGCCCCCGCCTTCATCCGGGCGGCCATGGCCGAGGACGCGCCGAAGGCCGACGTCTCGCGCGTCGTTTCGGTCGGCGGCGCCGTCACCGAGATCATCTATGCGCTCGGCGAAGAAGGCCGTCTCGTCGGGCGTGATTCCACCAGCACCTATCCGGAAGCGGCAAAGTCGCTTCCGGACGTCGGCTATATGCGCCAGCTCGCGCCCGAAGGCATCATCGCCGTCAACCCGAGCGCCATCGTCGCCGTCGAAGGTAGCGGCCCGCCGGAGGCGCTGGCCGTGCTGAAGGAGGCCAACATTGCCTTCACCAGCGTGCCCGAGACCTTCGACAAGGCCGGCATTCCCGCCAAGATCCGCGCCGTTGGCGCCTTCCTCGGCGTCGAGGACAAGGCCGAAACGCTCGCCAAGAGCGTCGAAGCCGATCTCGATGCGGCCGTGGCCGAGGGCTCCGCACGTGCAGACAGCGAGCGCAAGCGCGTGCTCTTCATCCTGAGCACCCAGGGCGGCAAAGTCATGGCCTCCGGTCAGGGTACCGCCGCCAACGGCATCATCGAACTTGCCGGCGCGGTGAACGCCGTCGGCACCTTCCCCGGCTACAAGGCGCTCACCGACGAAGCAATCGTCGAAGCCAAGCCCGACGTCATCCTGATGATGGATCGCGGTGGCGAACACTCCGCCAAGGCGGAAGAGCTCTTCGCCATACCGGCATTGAGCCTGACCCCTGCGGCCAAGAACAAGGCGCTCGTGCGCATGGACGGCCTGCACCTGCTCGGCTTCGGCCCGCGCACGGCAAGCGCCGTTCGCGAACTGAATGCCGCCATCTACGGGAAGAAGGCCAATGCCTCGCAGTGA
- a CDS encoding response regulator gives MTLSTRIAPLLPYLRRYSRALTGSQTSGDAYVAAVLEALIADTSIFPEASNDRVGLFRLFTSLFGSSSVLVPEPVSPFAWEQRASINLATVSPLARQAFLLVSVEGFRPEEAAEVLDVSTDKVGGLLDRASQEISRQVATDIMIIEDEPLIAIDIEQMVESLGHRVTGIARTRDEAIALYKKTRPSMVLADIQLADGSSGIDAVNDILKTSAIPVIFITAFPERLLTGERPEPTFLVTKPFNPDMVKALISQALFFNESTKAAA, from the coding sequence ATGACATTGTCCACGCGGATCGCACCGCTCCTGCCGTACCTGCGCCGCTATTCACGCGCGCTGACCGGCTCGCAGACATCAGGCGACGCCTATGTGGCCGCCGTTCTCGAAGCGCTGATCGCCGACACGTCGATTTTCCCCGAAGCAAGCAATGACCGCGTTGGCCTGTTCCGCCTGTTCACCTCGCTCTTCGGCTCTTCGTCCGTGCTCGTCCCGGAACCGGTCTCACCCTTTGCCTGGGAGCAGCGCGCATCGATCAATCTGGCAACCGTCTCGCCTCTTGCCCGCCAGGCATTCCTACTGGTCTCGGTCGAAGGCTTCCGGCCCGAGGAAGCGGCCGAAGTTCTCGACGTCAGCACCGACAAGGTCGGCGGCCTGCTCGATCGCGCTTCGCAGGAAATCTCGCGCCAGGTTGCGACCGACATCATGATCATCGAGGACGAACCGTTGATCGCCATCGACATCGAACAGATGGTCGAAAGCCTCGGCCATCGCGTCACCGGCATCGCCCGCACGCGTGACGAAGCAATCGCACTCTACAAGAAGACACGGCCCAGCATGGTGCTTGCCGATATCCAGCTTGCCGACGGCAGCTCCGGCATCGACGCGGTCAACGACATCCTGAAGACGAGCGCCATTCCGGTGATCTTCATCACCGCCTTCCCGGAGCGGCTCCTGACCGGCGAACGGCCGGAACCGACCTTCCTGGTCACCAAGCCGTTCAATCCGGACATGGTCAAGGCGCTGATCAGCCAGGCTCTGTTCTTCAACGAATCCACCAAGGCGGCGGCCTGA
- a CDS encoding DUF2325 domain-containing protein produces the protein MRGKRHQNAAKNGKGRSGSEPVEPRQEAGKATLEGRSFLYVGGRDCQVAHLREIASSFGAELLHHDGGLREAVSRIDRVLPSVDCVFCPIDCISHDACLRVKTGCKKWGKAFVPLRNGSKSSLERALQDLTTSRNER, from the coding sequence ATGCGCGGCAAGCGTCACCAGAATGCGGCGAAGAACGGCAAGGGTCGCTCCGGTTCGGAACCGGTCGAGCCCCGCCAGGAGGCCGGCAAGGCGACGCTCGAAGGGCGCAGCTTCCTCTATGTCGGCGGCCGTGATTGCCAGGTGGCGCACTTGCGCGAAATCGCCAGCTCCTTCGGCGCCGAACTGCTGCACCACGATGGCGGCCTGCGCGAGGCCGTATCGCGCATCGACCGCGTGTTGCCGTCCGTCGACTGTGTCTTCTGCCCGATCGACTGCATCAGCCACGACGCATGTCTTCGCGTGAAGACCGGCTGCAAGAAGTGGGGCAAGGCCTTCGTGCCGCTGCGTAACGGCTCGAAGTCGAGCCTGGAGCGCGCGCTTCAGGACCTGACCACCAGCCGCAACGAGCGGTAA
- a CDS encoding NepR family anti-sigma factor, translating to MKHKTGAGRTTGTTLWTEDPNAQIAAKLKALYQSVQEEAIPARFLDLLEKLDAAEQQSALQGRE from the coding sequence ATGAAACATAAAACAGGGGCAGGGCGGACCACCGGCACGACCTTATGGACAGAAGATCCAAATGCGCAAATTGCAGCGAAGCTGAAGGCGCTCTATCAGTCCGTGCAGGAAGAGGCGATACCCGCGCGTTTTCTCGATCTTCTGGAAAAACTCGACGCGGCCGAGCAGCAATCGGCGCTGCAGGGCAGGGAGTGA
- a CDS encoding DUF883 family protein, whose translation MASGLFSGSSSRSTKSNGKLADISIEEQLGELRNDVATLVALLADRGSSASQQARSKAQDAREQAEAGLSELLASGEDLLAELRDRYAGTEKQVRHAVREHPVATLGAAALIGLAIAALLRR comes from the coding sequence ATGGCGTCAGGCCTCTTCTCCGGTTCGAGCTCGCGTTCGACAAAAAGCAACGGCAAGCTCGCCGACATCTCCATCGAGGAACAACTGGGCGAACTGCGCAATGATGTGGCGACCCTCGTCGCCCTCTTGGCCGATCGCGGATCGAGCGCTTCCCAGCAGGCCCGCAGCAAGGCGCAGGACGCCCGCGAGCAGGCCGAAGCCGGTCTCAGCGAACTGTTGGCAAGCGGTGAAGATCTGCTGGCCGAGCTTCGCGATCGCTACGCCGGCACCGAAAAGCAGGTTCGGCACGCTGTGCGCGAACATCCCGTTGCAACCCTCGGCGCCGCCGCCCTGATCGGTCTGGCGATCGCCGCGCTTCTTCGTCGTTGA